One segment of Paenibacillus sp. FSL R7-0337 DNA contains the following:
- a CDS encoding GerAB/ArcD/ProY family transporter, protein MGKVKIGLVEFFSLTVLFELGTALVVNLGMGAGRDAWLSILLGCAAGLIMFTGYAYLYRKHPNQPFTGYTRQILGKYIGAPVGVLYIVLYINLAARDLRDGSTMLAMSTMHHTPLFILSTLMLLSGAYVLHKGVEVLSRTSMVFAFVVLGIGLFGTVMLILSGTINLHRLLPVLENGFQPVLSSVIHQNYMFPFGEMVCFTMLMPYLSSVKKGPWIIAAAMVFSALLLSFTMALNVSVLGADIVERSPLPLMPTISKISVSDIIQRVDIFVVMVLIIGVFFKMAVFFAAALIGISDLFKLPYRRMLYPCGLIILFTSMLDAHSFIEHLDEGGTLLYRVYPYLMIVIPVLLVIVTAVRDHFSAPRPG, encoded by the coding sequence ATGGGTAAGGTCAAAATCGGACTCGTCGAATTCTTCAGCCTGACGGTGCTCTTCGAGCTGGGTACGGCGCTGGTGGTTAATCTGGGGATGGGGGCAGGCCGGGATGCCTGGCTCTCGATCCTGCTCGGCTGCGCGGCGGGGTTGATCATGTTCACGGGATACGCCTATCTGTACCGCAAGCACCCGAACCAGCCTTTTACAGGCTATACACGGCAAATTCTCGGAAAATATATCGGAGCACCGGTAGGCGTGCTCTACATTGTTCTCTACATAAACCTGGCCGCCCGGGATCTGCGCGATGGCAGCACCATGCTCGCAATGTCGACCATGCACCATACTCCGCTGTTCATCTTAAGCACCCTGATGCTGCTCTCGGGAGCATATGTGCTGCATAAGGGGGTAGAGGTGCTGAGCAGAACGTCGATGGTTTTTGCGTTTGTCGTTCTGGGAATCGGCCTGTTCGGGACAGTGATGCTGATACTCTCCGGTACGATCAATCTGCACAGACTGTTGCCTGTACTGGAGAATGGCTTCCAGCCCGTGCTTAGCTCGGTGATTCATCAGAATTATATGTTTCCGTTCGGGGAAATGGTGTGCTTCACTATGCTGATGCCCTATCTGTCCAGTGTCAAAAAAGGGCCCTGGATCATCGCCGCCGCCATGGTGTTCTCCGCGCTGCTGCTCAGCTTCACGATGGCGCTGAATGTTTCGGTCCTGGGTGCTGATATTGTAGAGCGTTCGCCGCTCCCGCTGATGCCGACGATCAGCAAGATTTCCGTTTCGGATATCATCCAGCGCGTGGATATTTTCGTGGTCATGGTGCTGATCATCGGGGTGTTTTTCAAAATGGCCGTCTTTTTTGCTGCCGCGCTGATCGGAATCTCGGACCTGTTCAAGCTTCCGTACCGGAGAATGCTCTATCCCTGTGGACTGATCATCCTCTTCACCTCCATGCTGGATGCACACAGCTTCATTGAACATCTCGATGAGGGCGGGACCCTGCTGTACAGGGTATATCCTTATTTAATGATAGTCATTCCAGTGCTACTGGTCATTGTAACGGCGGTCCGAGATCATTTCTCCGCTCCCCGGCCGGGCTGA